GCGCGGCCTCTCCGCCAGCGCCGCCGTGAGCGCCGTCAGCGTTTCGCGCGCGTCGCCGAAGAGCGGCAGCGCGTCGTAGTTGTTGCCGAGCTCGCGTTCGGCGATATCTATCTGGATGAATTTCTGCCCTGAATTTGGTGAAGGCAGCTTCCAGCCGTCGGTGTTCGCGGAGTCGGTGCTCGTCGCGGCGAAGAGTATGACGTCGGCCTCTTTGACCATCCGATTGTTCCATTCGCGCCCTCCGCGCGCGCCGATGACGCCCAGCGAAAGCGGCTCATGTTCGTTCAGGCAGCCTTTGGCGTTGATCGTCGAGCCAACGGGCATCTCCTGCATCTTTGAAAGGGCCGCGGCCTCCTTCCACGCGCCGGAGTGCACGACCCCCTGGCCGCATATCATCACGGGCCTACGCGCCGCGGCGAGCAGCGCGGCCGCTTCGGTCACATCCGCCGCCGCCGCGCTGTTTCTGCACCCGGGGAAGGTCGAATAACGGCTCTGCGCGTAGATCTCCCCATCCGCCGCCTCGCCCTCAAGGGTGTTCATCGGGATACGGATGTGGACGGGGCCGGGACGTCCCGTCGTTGCCGTGCGGAAGGCGCGCCGGAAGAGGTGCGGAATCTCGCTCGCGTCGGTCACGGTAAAGGAGTCCTTCGCGATGCTTTTGAAGAGCGCCGACTGGTCGAAACCGGTCAGCATATTTTTCGGCCCCGTCTTGAGGTCGATATCCGTCGTTATTACGATGAGCGGCACGCAGGACTGGAACGCCTCGACGACGCCGGGTACCATATGCGTCGCGCCGACGCTCGGCCCCTCGCAGACGCCGACCCTGCCGGTGGCTTTTGCGTAGGCGTCAGCCATGAAGACTGAATTCCTTTCGTCCCGCGTAAGATGATATTTTATCTCGGGATATTCCTCCCATGCCTCATATAGGGCGAGCGTCGTTTCGCCGGGCAGGCCGAATACGTCGGTAACGTCATAGGCCCGCAGCATTGCAAGTATGGCTTTGCTTGCTTTCATTATATTTTTTCCTCCCATAACAAATTTTTTATAAAACAATGATTCATCATAAATGATGTATTGATTGTTATAAGATTACCCAATTATTGGCGTTTGGTCAATAGTGTAAGAAAATATTTTCTAAAAAATTTTTACCCACAAAACTGATAATACTTAAAAAATCCTTGAACAGAGCTGCTTTAAGTCTTTTATTCGCAATATTGACACATGGCCTGAGGGAGTTTATAATGAAATTACGCACTACTCTTCATTGATGAATAAAAAATAAATATCGCAGGGAGGCTTATCTACATGAGTAAAATAAAGATCGTGGTAGTCGGCGGCGGCTGGGGAGGCTGCGCGGCGGCGATAGCGGCTGTCAAAGCGGGAGCCGAGGCCGTGCTTCTTGAACGTACCGATATGCTGCTCGGTACCGGGCTCGTGGGCGGGATCTACCGCAACAACGGACGTCAGACGGCTGCCGAGGAGATGACCACGCTCGGCGGCGGGGATCTCTTCCATGTCATGGATGAATGCGCGGGCCACAAGAACATCGAATTTCCCGGCCACGCCCACGCGAGTCTTTACAATGTATATGAGATAGAGCCCGCGGTCAGGAAATGCCTCGCCGGATTAGGCGTCAAGGTAGTCGCCAACGCCTCCGTGGTCAAGATAGATAAAAAAGAGGGCAAGGTACTTTCCGTCGTCACACGCGACGGCGCGGTCTATGAGGCGGACGCCTTCGTCGACGCGACGGGAACCTCCGCCGTGCCCGGCAACTGCGTGAAATACGGCAACGGCTGCGCCATGTGCATCCTGCGCTGCCACAGCTTCGCGCCTCGCGTCTCTATCTGCACGCTCGCAGGGATCGAGGAGTGGAACGGGCGCAAGAAGGACGGGTCGCTCGGGGCGATGAGCGGTTCCTGCAAGCTCTTCAAGGAATCACTCTCCGAAAATATCGTCAGAAAACTCAACGATACCGGCGTCTGCGTCGTGCCGATCCCGGCCGCCGCCAACATGAGCGAGAAGCTCGGGATGAAGGCCTGCCAGCAGTACGCGACGAAGGACTTCGCGGAAAACATCATCCTGCTCGACACCGGCCCCGCCAAGTTGATGACCCCATACTTCCCGCTGGAAAAGCTGCGCCTGGTCCCCGGCTTCGAGAAGGCCCGCTATGAGGACCCGATCGCCGGAGGCAGGGGGAACTCTATGCGCTACTTCCAGTTTGCCAACTGCGCACACAGCCTCCAGGCCCGGGGCGAGGTCGATAATATCTTCTGCGCCGGCGAAAAGGGCGGCGCGATGGTGGGGCACACCGAAGCGGTCGTCACCGGCACGCTGGCGGGAAACAACGCCGTGCGGCTCGCCGCCGGCAAAGAGCTGGTCGAGCTGCCTAACGGCCTTGCCGTCGGAGATTTCATCAACCACGTCACGGACGAGATGAAGAGGGACGAATGCCGCGGCACCAAGTATACCTTCTCCGGTTCCGTCTACTTCGAGCGCATGAAGGAGCTGGGCCTTTATGTCTGCGATCCCTCTGAGACGGCCAAAAAGGTGGAAGCCGCCGGACTCAGCGGCCTCTTCGCAAGGAAGATCTGCTGAAACTGTCACTGCGGGGCCGCCTGACGCGGCCCCGTTTTTTCGCCGTTGACTTCACTTTTGACATTGTAAGGAGGCATACCAATGGTAACCGAACTTTCAGTCATTCATTTCATATATGTGGCAGTAGTCTTCGTTTGTATCGCTCTTATGCTCTGCCGTAAAGATATCGTCATCGTCTGCGTCCTCGGGACCCTGTTGATCGGCGCCATCCATACCGGTTCGGCGATAGAGGCCATTCAGGTGCTCTTTCGGGCGCTTATGGTGGCGGGGGAGGATCTGTTCGCCATCATGCTCGTCATCTCGCTCATGGTGGCGATGCTCAGGGTCCTCAACAGGATGGGCGCCGACTACCTGATGTTCCTTCCGTTCAAGAAGGTCATAACCGGAGCTAACCAGTCATACCTCTTTCTCGGCATCGTCTCATATATCGCAGCCTCGCTCTTCTGGCCGACGCCGGCGACGGCGCTCGTCGGAACGCTGCTGATCCCGATCTGCATCAAGGCCGGGCTCACGCCGATGGCCGCCGCCGTCGCCGTCAACATCTTTGGCCACGGCATGGGGCTCTCGGGCGACCTCGTCATCCAGGGCGCGCTGAAACTTTCGTCTACAGCCGCCAATATCACGGTGGACGACATGTACTTCAAGGTCGCGCTGCTCTCGATAACCACCGGCGTCGTAGCCGGGTTTGCCGGCTGGCTTATGCTGCGCGAAGAGCTGAAAACCTTCAAGGGCTCGGACGAATGGAAAAAATATAAAGAGACCTCCGAACAGGAGGGCAGCTATAAGCCCTGCGCCGTGTACTTCGCCGTCGGCGTGCCCGTAACTTTCTGCTGCATCATCGCCGCGATGATACATTATGATATCAAAGGCGGCGACGCCACCGCGCTCATCGGCGGCACGGCGCTCATCATCCTCACCGCCGGCACCGTCGTCAACGACGCGAAAAAGAGCTTTGACGACATAGTCGCCTTCCTCAAAGAGGGCTTTCTCTTCGGCATAAAGATATTCGCCCCCGTCATTCCCATCGCCGCCTTCTTCTTCCTGGGTGCCAACTCTGTCACCGAGATACTGGGAGAAGGCGCGCCTAAGTGCCTCTTTGACGTCGGCAACTGGCTCGCCTATCATCTGCCGATGGGGCGCGTGCCCGTTGCCTTCGGAAACCTTATCGTCGGAATGATCGCCGGCATCGAGGGCTCCGGCTTCACGGGCCTCCCCCTGACAGGAAGCCTCGCGCAGGCGATCGGCGGGCCGCTCGGCCTTGACGTCGCCTATATCGCCTCCGTTGGGCAGATGGGCTCGATATGGACCGGCGGCGGCTGCCTCGTCCCCTGGGCCTTCGGGCTCGCGGCGACGGCGGGGATCGCCGGCGTCAACCCCATCGAGCTGGCGCGGAGGAACTTTATTCCCGTACTCTGCGGGCTCCTCGTCTCGACGGTTCTAGCGATCTTCCTGATGTAGCAAGAGGCGTATTTATGACGGAGGGCCTGACGGCGGGGCCCTCCGTTTTCTGCGCCGGCACGCGCCGTACCGCCGGACTAATCGGCCCTAAAGCGGCGTCTCGCCAGCTTTACCAGCTCCGAGAGCAGGATTACCGAGAAGCCGAGGGCGATGATCTTCAGCCACATGGCGAGCGGCAGGGGGACGGTCCTGAAGAGGCCGTCCGCGTACTGCGTGATGAGCACCTGCAAGGCGAAGGTCAGCGCGAAGACGCCCAGCATCAGCCTGTTGGAGCCGAAGCTGCGCAGGATGCTGACGTCGCCGAGCGCGCGGCTGTTGAAGGCGTTGAACAGCTGGAAGACGACGAAGAGCGTGAAAAGTATCGAAGACAGCTCCGCCTCTGTGCCGCCAAGGAAATTGGTCCAATGCTGCGCCATGAAGACCGCCGTGATGTAGAGGCCGTTTATCGTTATGCTCCAAAGCATCCCCCTTGAGACGATGTTCGCGTCCCTCCTTATCGGCGGCTGGTCCATCAGGTCGCCGCGTACCGGCTCAAGGCCGAGGGTGAGCGCCGGGGGGCCGTCCATGATCATGTTTATCCAAAGTATCTGGATGGCGGTGAAGGGCGCCTGAAAACCGGCCACGACCGACAGCAGGATCACGAGCACCGACGAGAGGTTGACAGTGAGCTGGAACTGGATAAAACGCTGGAAGTTGCGGTAAATGCCGCGCCCCCACTGTACGGCCCGGACGATGGTGGCGAAGGAGTCGTCAAGCAGCACGATGTCGCTCGCCTCCTTTGAGACCTCCGTTCCGGAAATTCCCATCGCGATGCCGACGTCGGCGTTTTTTATCGCCGGAGCGTCGTTGATGCCGTCGCCCGTGACGGCGACCACGTTGCCGAGCGTTTTCAGTATCCTGACCACCCTCGTCTTGATGGAGGGCGTGCTGCGCGCGATCACCCGTATCGCCGGCAGCCGCTCCGCCAGCTCAGCGTCTGAAAGCTTCTCCAGCTCCCTGGCCTCCGCCGCGCAGTGCCCTTCGTCGAGAAGCCCGAGCTCTCCCGCGATGGCCGCGGCGGTGGTCAGGTTATCGCCCGTAAGGATCTTGACGTCGATGCCGGCGCCGCGGCAGCGCTCCACCGCTTCAAACACGTCGGCGCGCAGAGGGTCGGCGATGGCGGCGAATCCGTCAAACGCCATGCCGCTCTCGATCGCCTCCCTGCTGCTGCCGTAATCTTCGCCGGGAGAAAGCTCGCGGTGCGCGAAGGCGATCACGCGGCGCGCCCGCTCCTGAAACTCCGTTATACGGGCCGCGGCCTCTCTCCGTTCGCCGTCGGTCATGGAACACATAGAAAGTATCTTTTCCGGGCTGCCCTTGGTATAGGCCGTTATGGACGTCCCATTCGTGACGACGGAGGTCATGTTCTTTGTCTCCGAAGAGAAGGGGAAGGTGTGAAGCACGTTCCTCTCCCTGCGCAGGGCGCGGTAATCGAAGCCGGCGTCGTGTGCCGCCACGAGCAGCGCGCACTCCGTGGGATTGCCGATGAAGGCCGCCTTTCCCTCCTCAAAGCGGACCTCGGCGGTGCCGTTCAGACAGAAATTGTCTATCAACGCCCCCGCGCCGAGCTCCCGCGGCCCGCGCGGCTCTCCGCCGCCGCAGACGTCCGTCACCGTCATGCGGTTCTCCGTCAAAGTCCCAGTCTTGTCGGAACAGATGACGTTTATGCCGCCGATAGTTTCGCAGGCCGCCATCTTTTTGACGAGCGCGTTATGTTTCGACATCTTAATGATGTTTATCGCGAGGGAAACCGCGACAATGGTCGGCAGCCCCTCCGGCACGGCGGCGACGATCAGCACGATGCTGGTGATAAAAGCCTCGGAGACCGTCTCCAGCGAAGCGGCGCCCTTTGCGATAAAAGAGGCCAGCTGGATGAGAAAGACCGCCGCCGCGGTTCCCGTGGCGAGCAGCGCGATCCTTTTGCCCATCTTCGCCAGCTTTTCCTGCAGCGGGGTGGCGGAAGATTCCGCCGCCGAGAGCTCTCCCGCGATCTTGCCGAACTCCGTCGCGTCGCCGACGGCGGTGACGACGGCCAGGCCGCCGCCGCCCGTCGCAAAACAGCCGGAATAGAGCATAT
The window above is part of the Cloacibacillus evryensis DSM 19522 genome. Proteins encoded here:
- a CDS encoding thiamine pyrophosphate-binding protein, with the protein product MKASKAILAMLRAYDVTDVFGLPGETTLALYEAWEEYPEIKYHLTRDERNSVFMADAYAKATGRVGVCEGPSVGATHMVPGVVEAFQSCVPLIVITTDIDLKTGPKNMLTGFDQSALFKSIAKDSFTVTDASEIPHLFRRAFRTATTGRPGPVHIRIPMNTLEGEAADGEIYAQSRYSTFPGCRNSAAAADVTEAAALLAAARRPVMICGQGVVHSGAWKEAAALSKMQEMPVGSTINAKGCLNEHEPLSLGVIGARGGREWNNRMVKEADVILFAATSTDSANTDGWKLPSPNSGQKFIQIDIAERELGNNYDALPLFGDARETLTALTAALAERPRPDRGAWAARCAEEKAAHEKKLEAIMARCGDEPHPLSLVRAIERLTPDTAFFAVDPGSPAIYSSCFLRIARAGRRAAYNFSMGALGYAIPAAIGARCGTAAEAPVVGLIGDGSFGFCGAELETAARLGLKIIYVLFNNGTFGWIRGTQRVHTGAEITRNFRQFTDFAKVDYVKFAESLGLTGCRAGSMSEFEEIFAKCLKADGPCLIDVPLKPEDEQLPPVPAWAAAKIAKDEDMAY
- a CDS encoding FAD-dependent oxidoreductase → MSKIKIVVVGGGWGGCAAAIAAVKAGAEAVLLERTDMLLGTGLVGGIYRNNGRQTAAEEMTTLGGGDLFHVMDECAGHKNIEFPGHAHASLYNVYEIEPAVRKCLAGLGVKVVANASVVKIDKKEGKVLSVVTRDGAVYEADAFVDATGTSAVPGNCVKYGNGCAMCILRCHSFAPRVSICTLAGIEEWNGRKKDGSLGAMSGSCKLFKESLSENIVRKLNDTGVCVVPIPAAANMSEKLGMKACQQYATKDFAENIILLDTGPAKLMTPYFPLEKLRLVPGFEKARYEDPIAGGRGNSMRYFQFANCAHSLQARGEVDNIFCAGEKGGAMVGHTEAVVTGTLAGNNAVRLAAGKELVELPNGLAVGDFINHVTDEMKRDECRGTKYTFSGSVYFERMKELGLYVCDPSETAKKVEAAGLSGLFARKIC
- a CDS encoding calcium-translocating P-type ATPase, PMCA-type, whose product is MQLNEKYPARREAFRESAAETLKRLGVDPRRGLSTEEAAQNRRRYGENSFTKKKPVSMLRRIAEAAREPMIIMLIAAALITLGVNIARGLSGGEADLIECAGIFAAISLSIAITVAMEGRSARAFEALNRITDDAKVRVIRDGEAELIPQREVVVGDIISVETGNKFPADARLIESSSLTADESALTGESMPAGKEAEAVFADPETPLAERANMLYSGCFATGGGGLAVVTAVGDATEFGKIAGELSAAESSATPLQEKLAKMGKRIALLATGTAAAVFLIQLASFIAKGAASLETVSEAFITSIVLIVAAVPEGLPTIVAVSLAINIIKMSKHNALVKKMAACETIGGINVICSDKTGTLTENRMTVTDVCGGGEPRGPRELGAGALIDNFCLNGTAEVRFEEGKAAFIGNPTECALLVAAHDAGFDYRALRRERNVLHTFPFSSETKNMTSVVTNGTSITAYTKGSPEKILSMCSMTDGERREAAARITEFQERARRVIAFAHRELSPGEDYGSSREAIESGMAFDGFAAIADPLRADVFEAVERCRGAGIDVKILTGDNLTTAAAIAGELGLLDEGHCAAEARELEKLSDAELAERLPAIRVIARSTPSIKTRVVRILKTLGNVVAVTGDGINDAPAIKNADVGIAMGISGTEVSKEASDIVLLDDSFATIVRAVQWGRGIYRNFQRFIQFQLTVNLSSVLVILLSVVAGFQAPFTAIQILWINMIMDGPPALTLGLEPVRGDLMDQPPIRRDANIVSRGMLWSITINGLYITAVFMAQHWTNFLGGTEAELSSILFTLFVVFQLFNAFNSRALGDVSILRSFGSNRLMLGVFALTFALQVLITQYADGLFRTVPLPLAMWLKIIALGFSVILLSELVKLARRRFRAD